One window from the genome of Pungitius pungitius chromosome 14, fPunPun2.1, whole genome shotgun sequence encodes:
- the eml5 gene encoding echinoderm microtubule-associated protein-like 5 isoform X4, producing the protein MADRTAPNCHLRLEWVYGYRGHQCRNNLYYTAAKEIVYFVAGVGVVYNTREHKQKFYLGHNDDIISLALHPERVLVATGQVGKEPYICVWDSYTVQTVSILKDVHSHGIACLAFDLEGQCLVSVGLDSKNTICVWDWRRGKVLAAAPGHTDRIFDISWDLYQPSKLVSCGVKHIKFWSLCGNALTPKRGVFGKTGDLQTILCLACAKDEVTYSGALNGDIYVWKGINLMKTVQGAHGSGIFSMNVCEEGFATGGRDGCVRLWDLNFKPITLIDLRETDQGYKGLSVRSVCWRGDHILVGTQDSEIFEVVVHDRTKPFLIMQGHCEGELWALAVHPTKPLAMTGSDDRSVRIWSLIDHALIARCNMEEPIRCAAVSTDGIHLALGMKDGSFTVLRVRDMTEVVHIKDRKEAIHELKYSPDGAHLAVGSNDNSVDIYGVVQRYKKVGECTGSNSFITHMDWSTDSKYLQINDGSGRRLFYRMPSGKEVSNREELKLVQWASWTCVLGPEVNGISPKYSDINDINSVDANFNNQVLVTADDYGLVKLLRYPCIKKGAKFKKYLGHSAHITNARWSHDYQWVITIGGADHSVFQWKFVPERKSKEAVHIAPQETLADSNSEESDSDQSDVPEMDSEIEQETQHTYRRQVYKEDLPQLKEQCKEKHRATAMKKKERAPGSGVKLHFIHGYRGYDCRSNLFYTQTGEIVYHVAAIGVVYNRQQNTQRFYMGHDDDILCLAIHPLKDFVATGQVGRDSSIHIWDTESLKPMSVLRGFHQLGVCALDFSADGKRLASVGLDDNHTIVLWDWRKGEKLSTMRGSKDKIFVVKINPYLPDKLITAGVKHMKFWHKAGGGLIGRKGNMGKMETMMCAVYGWSEEMVFSGTCTGDICIWRDMFLMKTVKAHDGPAFSVHALEKGFVTGGKDGIVALWDDTFERCLKTYAIKRAVLAPGSKGLLLEDNPSIRAISLGHGHILVGTKNGEILEVDKSGPITLLVQGHMEGEVWGLATHPHLPLCATVSDDKTLRIWDLSPSHCMLAVRKLRKGGRCCCFSPDGKALAVGLNDGSFLIVNADTLEDLVSFHHRKDIISDIRFSPGSGKYLAVASGDTFVDIYNVMSSKRVGVCKGCLNYITHLDWDKRGKLLQVNTGGKEQFFFEAPRGKKQTIPATEVEKINWSTWTCVLGSSVEGIWPLINEVTEVTAACLSNDKKVLATGDDLGYVKLFRYPVRGKYAKFKRYVAHSTLVTNVRWTHDDGLLVTVGGGDTCLMIWAHEPEGHREIRQCDSEESDVESEDDGGYDSDVTRENEINYTIKALSTNMRPMTGLKPHLQLKEPSVDERQGVVRPPVSRALPQPEKLQTNNVGKKKRPIEDLVLELVFGYRGNDCRNNVHYLNDGADIIYHTASVGIVLNLTTSCQSFYAEHSDDILCLTINQHPKFPNVVATGQVGDTGDMSATSPSIHVWDAMTKQTLSVLRCFHSGGVCSVSFSATGKLLLSVGLDPEHTVTIWKWQEGAKVATRVGHTQRIFVAEFRPDSDTHFVSVGIKHVRFWTLAGRALLCKKGVLSSIEDARMQTMLSVAFGAVP; encoded by the exons TTTAGCGCTTCATCCGGAGCGCGTGTTGGTGGCCACAGGACAGGTGGGCAAGGAGCCTTACATCTGCGTATGGGACTCCTACACCGTGCAGACCGTGTCCATCCTGAAGGATGTGCACTCGCATGGCATCGCGTGCCTGGCCTTCGACCTGGAGGGGCAG TGCCTGGTGTCCGTGGGTTTGGactctaaaaacacaatctgcGTGTGGgactggaggagaggaaaggttcTGGCAGCCGCTCCCGGTCACACAGACAGA ATATTTGACATATCATGGGATTTGTACCAGCCAAGCAAGCTTGTAAGCTGTGGTGTCAAACATATCAAG ttttggAGCTTATGCGGCAATGCTCTCACCCCCAAACGTGGTGTTTTCGGCAAAACGGGGGATCTCCAAACCATCCTCTGCCTCGCCTGTGCCAAGGACGAGGTCACGTATTCAGGTGCCTTGAATGGCGACATCTACGTGTGGAAAGGGATCAATCTGATGAAGACAGTGCAAGGAGCTCACGGG TCAGGGATTTTCAGCATGAATGTCTGTGAAGAGGGCTTTGCCACCGGGGGCCGAGATGGCTGCGTCCGGCTGTGGGATCTCAACTTCAAACCAATTACGCTCATTGATCTCAGGGAAACAGACCAAGGGTACAAAG GGCTGTCTGTGCGCAGCGTGTGCTGGCGTGGAGATCACATCCTGGTGGGCACGCAAGACAGCGAGATCTTTGAGGTGGTGGTCCACGACCGCACGAAGCCCTTCCTCATCATGCAGGGTCACTGTGAGGGGGAGCTGTGGGCTCTGGCTGTCCACCCCACCAAGCCTCTGGCCATGACGGGAAGTGATGATCGATCAGTCAG GATATGGAGTCTCATAGATCACGCGCTGATAGCTCGCTGTAACATGGAGGAGCCTATCCGCTGTGCAGCCGTCAGCACGGATGGCATCCACCTGGCCCTGGGGATGAAGGACGGCTCCTTCACCGTTCTCCGAGTCAG AGACATGACAGAGGTGGTCCACATAAAGGACAGGAAGGAAGCCATCCACGAGTTGAAGTATTCCCCCGACGGGGCCCACTTGGCTGTCGGCTCTAACGATAATTCAGTGGACATCTACGGGGTGGTGCAGAGGTACAAGAAGGTGGGCGAGTGCACTGGCTCCAACAGCTTCATCACGCACATGGACTGGTCCACGGACAGCAAGTATCTTCAGATCAACGACGGCAGCGGCAGGAGGCTTTTCTACAGGATGCCaa GTGGGAAGGAGGTGAGCAACAGGGAAGAGCTGAAGTTGGTGCAGTGGGCCTCATGGACGTGTGTATTGGGCCCGGAGGTCAATGGAATATCGCCCAAGTACTCAGACATCAATGACATTAACTCTGTAGACGCAAACTTCAACAATCAAGTCTTAGTGACAGCTGACGACTACGGATTAGTGAAACTTTTACGATATCCATgtataaaaaaag gtgcaaaatttaaaaaatatttaggtCATTCAGCCCACATAACCAACGCCAGATGGTCACATGACTACCAGTGGGTCATAACTATCGGTGGTGCTGATCACTCTGTGTTCCAGTGGAAGTTTGTTCCTGAAAGAAAGTCTAAAGAGGCTGTGCATATAGCGCCGCAAG AGACCTTGGCGGACTCTAACAGTGAAGAGTCGGACTCTGATCAGTCAGACGTTCCCGAGATGGACTCAGAAATCGAGCAGGAGACTCAGCATACGTATCGACGGCAG GTTTATAAAGAAGATCTACCTCAGCTCAAGGAGCAGTGCAAAGAGAAGCATCGAGCAACCGCCATGAAGAAGAAAGAGCGAGCGCCGGGCAGCGGGGTGAAGCTGCACTTCATTCACGG CTACAGGGGCTATGACTGCAGAAGCAACCTGTTCTACACTCAGACCGGGGAGATCGTCTACCATGTTGCTGCCATCGGGGTTGTGTACAACAGGCAGCAGAATACCCAACGTTTCTACATGGGCCATGATGATGACATCCTCTGTCTGGCCATCCACCCCCTCAAGGACTTTGTAGCGACAGGACAA GTCGGCAGAGATTCCTCCATCCACATATGGGACACAGAATCCTTAAAACCCATGTCTGTGTTGAGGGGTTTCCACCAACTGGGAGTGTGCGCTCTGGACTTTTCAG CGGATGGCAAGCGGCTGGCCTCGGTGGGCCTGGACGACAATCACACCATCGTGCTGTGGGactggaggaagggggagaagcTCTCCACCATGCG GGGCAGCAAGGACAAGATATTCGTCGTCAAAATAAATCCCTACCTACCCGACAAGCTCATTACAGCCGGTGTGAAGCACATGAAGTTTTGGCATAAGGCTG GTGGGGGTCTAATTGGCCGCAAGGGGAACATGGGGAAGATGGAGACAATGATGTGTGCTGTGTACGGCTGGTCCGAGGAGATGGTCTTTTCAGGCACATGCACGGGGGACATTTGCATCTGGAGGGACATGTTCCTGATGAAAACCGTCAAGGCTCACGACGGCCCCGCTTTCAGCGTGCACGCTCTCGAAAAG GGATTCGTGACCGGTGGGAAGGATGGCATAGTCGCTCTGTGGGACGACACTTTCGAGAGATGCCTGAAGACCTACGCCATCAAGCGGGCGGTCCTAGCTCCGGGCTCCAAAG GGTTGCTCTTGGAGGACAACCCCTCTATACGTGCCATATCCCTGGGCCATGGCCACATCCTGGTGGGGACAAAGAACGGAGAGATCTTGGAGGTGGACAAGAGTGGGCCCATCACTCTGCTGGTCCAG GGTCACATGGAAGGTGAGGTTTGGGGCCTGGCCACTCAtccccacctccctctctgCGCCACCGTCAGCGACGATAAAACCCTGCGCATATGGGACCTTTCGCCCAGCCACTGCATGCTGGCCGTACGCAAGCTCAGAAAAG gcggccgctgctgctgcttctccccGGATGGCAAAGCTTTGGCGGTGGGCCTGAATGACGGCAGCTTCCTCATTGTGAACGCGGATACCCTGGAGGACCTGGTGTCCTTCCACCACCGCAAGGACATCATCTCCGATATCCGGTTCTCTCCAG GTTCTGGGAAATACCTCGCAGTTGCCTCAGGAGACACTTTTGTGGACATCTACAACGTGATGAGCAGCAAACGGGTCGGGGTGTGCAAAGGATGCCTCAACTACATTACCCATCTGGACTGGGACAAGCGAG GAAAACTGCTCCAGGTCAACACAGGTGGCAAAGAGCAGTTTTTTTTCGAGGCTCCCCGTGGCAAGAAGCAGACCATCCCGGCTACAGAG GTGGAAAAGATCAACTGGAGCACGTGGACATGTGTCCTGGGATCGTCTGTTGAGGGCATCTGGCCTTTGATCAACGAGGTCACCGAGGTGACAGCCGCCTGCCTTAGCAACGACAAGAAGGTGCTAGCGACCGGAGACGACTTGGGATACGTCAAGCTCTTCAGATACCCCGTCAGG GGGAAGTACGCAAAGTTCAAACGCTACGTGGCCCACAGCACGCTCGTCACCAACGTGAGATGGACCCACGACGACGGCCTCTTGGTGACGGTCGGCGGGGGCGACACGTGTCTCATGATCTGGGCCCACGAGCCCGAGGGCCACCGGGAAATCAGACAGTGTGACAGCGAAGAGTCGGACGTCGAGAGCGAGGATGATGGAG GTTATGACAGTGATGTGACGAGGGAGAACGAGATCAACTACACCATCAAGGCCTTGTCCACCAACATGCGACCCATGACCGGCTTGAAGCCCCACCTGCAGCTCAAAGAGCCCTCTGTGGACGAAAG ACAAGGGGTGGTCAG GCCTCCTGTCAGCAGAGCGCTGCCACAGCCGGAGAAGCTGCAGACCAACAACGTTGGCAAGAAGAAGAGACCCATTGAG GACCTGGTGTTGGAGCTGGTGTTTGGTTACCGTGGCAATGACTGCCGCAACAACGTGCACTACCTGAATGACGGGGCGGACATCATCTACCACACTGCCTCAGTTGGCATCGTGCTTAACTTGACGACCT CCTGCCAAAGTTTCTACGCAGAACATAGTGATGACATTTTGTGCCTGACAATCAATCAACATCCCAAATTTCCCAACGTGGTGGCAACAGGCCAAGTAG GTGATACTGGTGACATGTCAG CCACGTCTCCATCTATTCACGTGTGGGACGCCATGACCAAGCAGACGCTGTCGGTGCTTCGGTGCTTCCACTCCGGCGGGGTTTGTTCCGTCAGCTTTAGTGCCACAGGAAAACTCCTGCTGTCCGTAGGCCTGGACCCCGAACACACCGTAACCATCTGGAAGTGGCAGGAAG GTGCCAAAGTGGCCACCCGGGTTGGTCACACCCAGAGGATCTTTGTGGCTGAATTTCGTCCGGATTCTGACACCCACTTTGTGTCCGTGGGGATCAAGCACGTGCGTTTCTGGACGTTAGCTGGCCGAGCTTTGCTCTGCAAAAAAGGTGTGCTGAGTTCCATAGAGGATGCCCGGATGCAGACCATGCTGTCCGTAGCATTTGGCGCT GTACCATAa